A stretch of DNA from Yoonia sp. BS5-3:
CGTCTGCCTGCATCGCGGCAATGTCCCCCGCCCGGCGGCCTGCCAATTTTGTTGGGATGGTCTTTCCACTGGCCCGCTCAAAGGCCGCAACCATATCGCGCACGCTATAGCTGTCACCCGTCCCGACATTGAATGGCCGCGCGCCCGTGTTTTGATCGGCATAGTCCAGTGCCGCCACATGCGCCCGCGCCAGATCGACCACATGGATATAATCGCGCAATCCGGTTCCGTCGGGTGTGTCGTAATCATCCCCGAACACGGTCAGTGCCTCACGTTTGCCGACGGCGACCTGTGCAATGAACGGCATCAGATTGTTCGGGATGTCTTTGGGGTCTTCCCCGATCCGTGATGAGGCATGCGCCCCAACCGGGTTGAAATACCGTAAGAGAACTGCTGATGTATCCGGCTGTGCGCTGGTCCAGGCCGTCAGCATGTTTTCAGCCATCAGCTTGGTCTGTCCATAGACGGATGTCGGGTTTGTTGGATGTGCCTCGTCATAAGGCAGGTAGACCGGGTCACCATATACAGTGGCTGATGAGGAAAAGATCAGCTTTTTGACGCCAGCACGGTCCATCGCATTGAGCAGGGCCAATGTTCCCGCCACATTCACATCATAGTAAAGCAGGGGCTTTTCGGTGCTTTCACCAACCGCCTTTAGACCCGCAAAATGGATCACGGCATCGGGGGCAAACCCTTGCATGACTTCATCCAGTTTTTCCGGATCACGGACATCGCCGGTGAAATCCATGACAGCCCCGTTGGACAGGGCCCGCACCCGTGTCAAAACTTCGGGGGTGGCGTTGCTGTAATTGTCCAACACGCAGACCTCATGGCCTTGGGCCATCAGTTCAAGCAAAGTGTGACTGCCGATATAACCGGCCCCGCCGGTTACCAGGACCCGCATCAGAGGATGAAATCGCCTGAAGACAGACCGGTCACGCCATCGACAAATATCTCAAGATCGGCATTGCCATCGCCATCAGAGTCAAGCTGCACGATCGTGTCACCGCCGCTTTCTTCAAGCCGGACCTCACCTGCCGTATTGCTGAAACCGGTCGTCCCAACGAAGGTCAGCCCGCCGATATTGGACAGATCGATGTCATCGGTGCCTGTTTCGAAATCGGTGATCGTGTCGCGCCGCGTGGAGTCGGCGTAGCTATCGCTGATGAACTCAAACACGAAATCATCGGCTCCTGCACCGCCAGTGAGCGTGTCTGCGCCCAGACCACCGATGATGATATCCGCGCCACCATCGCCGCTGATGGTATCATCGCCCTTGCCGCCATAGATCGTATCCCCGCCATTGCCGCCAGAGATATTGTCATCACCGCTGCCGCCGTCGATGATGTCGACCCCGGTTCCACCTGTGATGTCATCAAAGCCAGAGCTGCCGAAAAGCGTGTTGGTGCCGCTATCTGCGCTAATTTCATCTGACCCGGAATTGCCGTTGGCCTCATCATTGCCGGTGCCTGTGTCGATCTCATCATCGCCACGCCCACCGATAATTTCGTCCGAACCGCCATTGCCGACCAGCACGTTGTCGACCGCGTTCCCGATCAGGGTATCATCACCGTCCCCGCCTGTGGCGTTTTCGATAACGGCCCCATTGGCAATCGTGTATCCGCCTGCGATCCCTTCGACATAGGACAGATAACCGCCCCCACCATCGGCATATTGCAGCGTTGCGGCGCGCAGATCGATGGTCGCATCGTTATTCCCGGTATAGGTGATTGTGTCGCTTCCACCGGTGTCCCAGATCCCAACCCAGGCAGCGTCACCCAGGTCATAATCGTTGCTGCCACTGTTATAGGTCGTGTTCGCGCCATAGAGCTCTTGCAGGATCGCGATATCAAGCGCCATCGGTGTTGCCGCGTTGCCGTCGGTATCGGATGCAGGATCACCAAACCACCCGTCATTATAGGACATGATCGTGTAAACCTGCTGGTTCAGATCATAATCGCCGTAAAAGCCAAAAGGATAGTTTGGATCAGATGCAGAACCAGCCAGCCCTTCCATAATGGTCACGCCGTCATGCGGGTGATCTAGGCCAAGCCCATGTAGAAGTTCATGGATGATGGTGGCGTAGCCCAGTCCACCGTCATCAAGCCCGGCCTCGCTCCAGCCAAAGCCGTTTGCGTTGAACGCTCCCATAACGGCACTGTTATCCCCGGCAAATGCGGGGGAATAGAAGTAGCCCAAGAAACCGCTGCTTGGAAATTCGTCGTCATCCAAAACCAGCTGGAAATCTGCATTTGCGTTGGTTGTCACCTGAAACGTTATATCGATGTAGTTTGAGATCGCGGCAAGCGCGGCTTCAACCCGTTGCTGCTCATAAAGTGTCCAGCCATCAGATTCGATTTCATCTGAACCGGTCGGATCGTTGATTTCGTCCGCGGCATTCGCTTCTTGTCCATTAGTGACAAAATAGACTGTAATCACGTCATCCGTCCGATAGGTTCCGCCGTCGAGCGAGTCGGTCGGACAGTCCCCTGACACACCGGAAATGGCGGCAGAGGTGTTGGCAAGCGCTTGACAGACTTCACACACGGACAGTCACTCCTTCGAAACGATTAACTTGTAAGCGTATATATTCATCATTGTGGCAAAATTCAGTACCAATGACGTGATGTCAAATGTCCTACCTGATATGGGCGGGTTTAGGCTTATTGGATGGGCCGCCCATGTCAGCGGTCAATTTCGGGCGTAGATGTCTTCATAACGGACGATGTCATCCTCACCCAGATAGCTGCCTGTTTGCACCTCAATCAGAATCATCGGGACTTTGCCAGGGTTTTCCATCCGGTGTTTTGCCCCCAAGGGAATATAGATTGACTGGTTTTCGGTCACCAGTTGCACATCGTCGTTCACCGTTACTTTTGCGGTGCCCTGCACGACGATCCAATGCTCTGACCTGTGGTGGTGCGATTGCAGTGACAGGGCCGCCCCTGCATCCACCACAATCCGTTTCACCTGAAACCGATCCCCAATCGCAAGGCTTTCAAACCACCCCCAGGGCCTGTGATCTTTGGGAAAGCACTCGGCCTGCGGTGCGTCGTTTGCCTTAAGCTGGGATACGGCCTGTTTGACATCCTGCGCCCGGTCTTTGGTACTGATCAGCACAGCGTCCGGCATGGCAATGGCCACGATATCCTGTAGCCCGATCCCGACAAGCTGCTGCCCGTCGATTTCAGAGCGTAGCAATGTGTTCTGGCAGTCGATGGCGGTGGTTTGCCCAGATGCGGCCATGCCATCGGTTTCGGTTTCGCGCCAAACTGCGGCCCAGTCGCCCAAATCGGACCAACGGCCCGTATAAGGAACAACCGACAGGTTTTGCGCCTTTTCCATAACCGCATAGTCGATCGATATTGCAGGTGCATCAGCCCAGGGTTCTGGCGCCAACCGCAAAAAGCCCAAATCGGCTTGCGCATCGGCGATGGCTTGTGCGACAGCCTCATAAATTGCGGGCGCAGTATTCTGATAGGCCGCGATGATTGTTTTGACGCAGAACAGGAAAATCCCCGCATTCCACAAATACCGCCCTTCCGCGAGCATTTCAGCCGCGCGGGTGCTGTCTGGCTTTTCAACAAAGCTTTTGAGCGGGATGGGGGTGCCTGCATCAACGGGGGCCGCGTCCAATTCAAGATAACCATAGCCGGTCTCAGGCCGGTCCGGCGTAATCCCGAATGTGACAAGCTGGCCGGCCAGTGCTGCGGGGATCGCAGCCTCAACTGTGCTGGTAAAAAGTGCATCATCGGGGATCACATGATCGGATGGTGCCACTAGCATCAATCCATTGGGATCGGTGTTTTGCAGATGCAAGGCGGCGGCAAGCACGGCCGGGCCGGTATCGCGCCCCGCAGGTTCGATCAGAACGGCGCCCGGATCGATCCCGATCTCTTGCAATTGCTGGACCGCGATGAACCGAAACGCATCTGCCGTTACCACGACGGGTTGGTTAAATTGCGATCCGCCCAACCGTTTGGTGCTGGCTTGAAACAGGCTTTCCTCGCCCATCAACGCCGAGAATTGCTTGGGATAGCTTTTACGTGACAACGGCCAAAGCCGCGTGCCCGAACCGCCGCATAAAATTACCGGAGTGATCATGGCGTCTTCCTAACTGGCCCGTAATGTCTGGCCGGATGTTTGTTGCGCCAAGAACCATTCATAGGTGGATGCGATCCCAGCGCGTAAATTGATTTTGGGTGTCCACCCTAGCCGATTGATGGTGCTCGTATCTAGCAGTTTACGCGGTGTGCCATCGGGTTTTGACGTATCACAGCGGATTTCCCCCTGAAATCCAACTGTTTCGGCGATCAGTTCCGCCAGCTCTCGGATCGCGATATCTTCGCCGGTTCCGATATTGATGTGGCTTTGCATCGGCTCGGTGTGGTTTTCATACGCGTCGCCTGGCAATCCCATGACAAAGACCGAAGCCGCAGCCATATCATCGACATGCAGAAACTCGCGCCGGGGTGTCCCGGTGCCCCACAGGGTGACATGATCCAATCCTTGCCGGGCCGCATCGTGAAAACGCCGCATCAAGGCTGGCAGTACATGCGCGTTTTCCAAATGGAAGTTATCGCCCGGCCCGTAAAGATTGGTCGGCATAATAGACCGATAATCGGTGCCGTATTGCCGGTTATAGCTTTCGCAAAGCTTGATCGCGGCGATCTTGGCGATGGCGTAGGGCTCATTGGTGGGCTCAAGCGTGCCGGTCAAAAGCGCGTCTTCGGTGATCGGCTGCGCAGCGTCGCGCGGATAGATACATGATGATCCCAATTGCAGCAGTTTCTGTACGCCCGCCGCATAGGCCGACGTGATCACATTGGTTGCGATCATCAGGTTTTCGGCGATGAAACTGGCTGGATAGGTATTATTGGCCATGATCCCGCCGACCCTGGCCGCGGCCAAAATGACCTGATCTGGCTTTTGATCCTGCATGAACTCATGCACGGCGGCTTGGTTCGTCAGGTCAAGCTCAGCCCGCGTCGCGGTAAGAAGCGTCACGCGATCATCGGTCTGTAGCTGCCGCAAAATCGCGCCGCCCACCATGCCGTTATGCCCTGCAACGAAGATACGCATCAGCTATGCCTCGATTGAAATCGGTTGACTCATCCCATGTTCTTTCAACAGGGCCTGGCGCTGGGCGGCTTGTAGATCGGTGGCGACCATTTCGGCACACATCTCTTGCGCGGTAATCTCTGGGGTCCAGCCGAGCTCTTTCTTGGCTTTTGTCGGATCGCCCAGCAATGTTTCCACCTCTGCGGGCCGGAAATAGCGCGGATCGATCCGCATCACTACATCGCCCGGTTTGACCGCTGGCGCAAGATTGCCATTTACATGCGCGACGGTTGCGATTTCATCAACGCCGCTGCCGCTGAATTCCAGGGTCATTCCCAGCTCAGCCGCTGACCATATGATGAAATCCCGCACTGAATGCTGTTTACCCGTGGCAATCACATAATCATCCGGCCTGTCTTGTTGGAGCATCATCCATTGCATACGCACATAATCCTTGGCGTGCCCCCAATCGCGCAGGGCATCGATGTTGCCCATGTAAAGACAGTCTTCAAGCCCCATGGCGATATGGGCAAGCCCGCGGGTGATCTTGCGGGTCACAAAGGTTTCGCCCCGCCGGGGGCTTTCATGATTAAACAAGATGCCGTTGCAGGCATACATTCCATAGGCTTCCCGATGATTCACGCAGGTCCAAAACGCATATAGTTTAGCGACGGCATAGGGGCTGCGTGGATGAA
This window harbors:
- a CDS encoding GDP-L-fucose synthase family protein, with translation MRIFVAGHNGMVGGAILRQLQTDDRVTLLTATRAELDLTNQAAVHEFMQDQKPDQVILAAARVGGIMANNTYPASFIAENLMIATNVITSAYAAGVQKLLQLGSSCIYPRDAAQPITEDALLTGTLEPTNEPYAIAKIAAIKLCESYNRQYGTDYRSIMPTNLYGPGDNFHLENAHVLPALMRRFHDAARQGLDHVTLWGTGTPRREFLHVDDMAAASVFVMGLPGDAYENHTEPMQSHINIGTGEDIAIRELAELIAETVGFQGEIRCDTSKPDGTPRKLLDTSTINRLGWTPKINLRAGIASTYEWFLAQQTSGQTLRAS
- a CDS encoding mannose-1-phosphate guanylyltransferase/mannose-6-phosphate isomerase; this translates as MITPVILCGGSGTRLWPLSRKSYPKQFSALMGEESLFQASTKRLGGSQFNQPVVVTADAFRFIAVQQLQEIGIDPGAVLIEPAGRDTGPAVLAAALHLQNTDPNGLMLVAPSDHVIPDDALFTSTVEAAIPAALAGQLVTFGITPDRPETGYGYLELDAAPVDAGTPIPLKSFVEKPDSTRAAEMLAEGRYLWNAGIFLFCVKTIIAAYQNTAPAIYEAVAQAIADAQADLGFLRLAPEPWADAPAISIDYAVMEKAQNLSVVPYTGRWSDLGDWAAVWRETETDGMAASGQTTAIDCQNTLLRSEIDGQQLVGIGLQDIVAIAMPDAVLISTKDRAQDVKQAVSQLKANDAPQAECFPKDHRPWGWFESLAIGDRFQVKRIVVDAGAALSLQSHHHRSEHWIVVQGTAKVTVNDDVQLVTENQSIYIPLGAKHRMENPGKVPMILIEVQTGSYLGEDDIVRYEDIYARN
- the gmd gene encoding GDP-mannose 4,6-dehydratase, giving the protein MTKRALITGVTGQDGSYLAELLLEKGYEVHGIKRRASLFNTDRVDHIYEDPQTDNARFVLHYGDLGDASNLTRILADVAPDEVYNLGAQSHVAVSFEAPEYTADVDALGTLRLLEAIRFLKLHDKTRFYQASTSELYGLVQETPQTETTPFHPRSPYAVAKLYAFWTCVNHREAYGMYACNGILFNHESPRRGETFVTRKITRGLAHIAMGLEDCLYMGNIDALRDWGHAKDYVRMQWMMLQQDRPDDYVIATGKQHSVRDFIIWSAAELGMTLEFSGSGVDEIATVAHVNGNLAPAVKPGDVVMRIDPRYFRPAEVETLLGDPTKAKKELGWTPEITAQEMCAEMVATDLQAAQRQALLKEHGMSQPISIEA
- the galE gene encoding UDP-glucose 4-epimerase GalE → MRVLVTGGAGYIGSHTLLELMAQGHEVCVLDNYSNATPEVLTRVRALSNGAVMDFTGDVRDPEKLDEVMQGFAPDAVIHFAGLKAVGESTEKPLLYYDVNVAGTLALLNAMDRAGVKKLIFSSSATVYGDPVYLPYDEAHPTNPTSVYGQTKLMAENMLTAWTSAQPDTSAVLLRYFNPVGAHASSRIGEDPKDIPNNLMPFIAQVAVGKREALTVFGDDYDTPDGTGLRDYIHVVDLARAHVAALDYADQNTGARPFNVGTGDSYSVRDMVAAFERASGKTIPTKLAGRRAGDIAAMQADASRAKAELGWEATHALDDMTASTWAWQSANPHGYDRGDPKK
- a CDS encoding M10 family metallopeptidase C-terminal domain-containing protein, which translates into the protein MCEVCQALANTSAAISGVSGDCPTDSLDGGTYRTDDVITVYFVTNGQEANAADEINDPTGSDEIESDGWTLYEQQRVEAALAAISNYIDITFQVTTNANADFQLVLDDDEFPSSGFLGYFYSPAFAGDNSAVMGAFNANGFGWSEAGLDDGGLGYATIIHELLHGLGLDHPHDGVTIMEGLAGSASDPNYPFGFYGDYDLNQQVYTIMSYNDGWFGDPASDTDGNAATPMALDIAILQELYGANTTYNSGSNDYDLGDAAWVGIWDTGGSDTITYTGNNDATIDLRAATLQYADGGGGYLSYVEGIAGGYTIANGAVIENATGGDGDDTLIGNAVDNVLVGNGGSDEIIGGRGDDEIDTGTGNDEANGNSGSDEISADSGTNTLFGSSGFDDITGGTGVDIIDGGSGDDNISGGNGGDTIYGGKGDDTISGDGGADIIIGGLGADTLTGGAGADDFVFEFISDSYADSTRRDTITDFETGTDDIDLSNIGGLTFVGTTGFSNTAGEVRLEESGGDTIVQLDSDGDGNADLEIFVDGVTGLSSGDFIL